The window ACCGGCATCTCACCATGCCGACCTCCTTCCGCAAGCCTGAACTGGCCGCGCTCGATCATGTTGACGTGGTCGATCCCCTGACCATCAAACTGGTGCTGAAGACGCCGTACTCGCCGCTGATCGCGCAGCTGACCGATCGAGCCGGAATGATGGTGTCGCCCAAGGCTGCCAGGGAAGCCGGCGACAAATTCGGCCTGAAACCGGTGTGTGCCGGTCCCTACAAGTTCGTCGAGCGGGTGCCGCAGGACCGTATCGTGTTCGAGAAATTCGCCGACTACTGGAACAAGGACCAGATCTTCATCGACCGCATCGTCTATCTGCCGATGGTCGATGCCACCGTGCGGCTCGCCAACCTCAAGTCCGGCGGCCTCGATCTGCTGGAACGCCTGCTGGCGACTGACATCAAGGATGTGCGCGCCGATTCCCGGCTCAAGCTCTCGACCGCACTCGAACTCGGTTATCGCGGCATCACCCTCAACATCGGCAACGACAAGGCCAAGGGACCGCTCAGCCAATCCGAAAAGGTGCGCCAAGCGCTCGATCTCTCGATCGATCGCGAGGCCATCAATCAGGTCGTGTTCAACGGCGAGTTCGTGCCGGGCAACCAATGGGTCAGCCCCGAGCATCCCTATTATCAGAAGAGTTTTCCGGTTCGCGGTCGTGACGTCGCGAAAGCCAAGGCGCTGCTGAAGGAGGCGGGGATCACTGGACGGATTGCCGTCGACTTCATGGTGCCCAGGGGCTCGGAGAACGAGGCCGTCGCGCAGGTCATCCAGTCGATGACCGCCGAAACCGGCTTCGACTTGAAGATTCGCGTCACCGAATTCGCCACCTCGCTCAAACAGGCGGAAGCCGGTGAGTATCAGGCCTATTATCTGCAGTGGAGCGGGCGCATCGATCCCGACGGCAACAGCTACGTTTTCCTGAAAAGTAACGCCCCGCAGAACAACAGCGCCTATTCCAGTCCGGACGCCGACAAGGCGCTCGATGACGCCCGCACGGTGAGCGAACCGGCGCAGCGCAAAACGATCTACGAAAAGCTGACTGCCGCCGTGCTGCGCGACGAGCCGATCATCTATATCTACCACGCCCGCACTTTGATCGCGCACACCACCAGGCTCGAAGGCTACACCCAGATGCCGGATGGTTTGGTACGCGTGGTCGGGCTGAAGCTGAAGTGAACAGCACGCGCATGCGGACGTCGCGCCAAAGGCCGGGGAGGTCGCCTTGATCTTTCTTGGCCGACGGTTGCTGCAGATCATTCCGACACTGTTCTTCGTGTCGATCCTGATCTTCTCGCTGCAGCAATTGCTGCCGGGCGATCCGGCCCTGGTGATGGCCGGCGAGGAGCGCGATCCCGCCGTCATCGCCCAGATCCGCGAACAATACCGGCTCGATCGGCCGTTGCCGGTGCAGTACGTCTATTGGGTCAAGGGCGTGCTGTCTGGCGATTTTGGGGAATCCCTGCGCATCAAGGTGCCGGTGCGAAGCCTGATCGCCCAGAAGCTGCCGGTCACCATGCAGCTTGCCGGCATGGCGATCATCATCGCGCTGCTGATCGGCATCCCCGCCGGCATCCTTTCCGCGGTCAAGAAAGGCACGCCCTGGGACTATGCAGCGAACCTGTTCGCGCTGTGGGGCATCTCGACGCCGAACTTCTGGCTCGGCATCATGCTTATATTTTTGTTCTCGATCGAGCTGAACTGGCTGCCGGCATCGGGTTATGTGTCGCTGGCGGAGAACTGGAAGGCCAGCCTCGCATCAACCATCATGCCGGCCTTCGTGCTCGGCAACGCCATCGCCGCCGTCCTGA is drawn from Bradyrhizobium prioriisuperbiae and contains these coding sequences:
- a CDS encoding ABC transporter permease; protein product: MIFLGRRLLQIIPTLFFVSILIFSLQQLLPGDPALVMAGEERDPAVIAQIREQYRLDRPLPVQYVYWVKGVLSGDFGESLRIKVPVRSLIAQKLPVTMQLAGMAIIIALLIGIPAGILSAVKKGTPWDYAANLFALWGISTPNFWLGIMLIFLFSIELNWLPASGYVSLAENWKASLASTIMPAFVLGNAIAAVLMRHTRSAMLEVLESDYIRTARAKGLSEPAVIIKHALRNALTPVITLGALELGTLLSGAVLTEQIFSIPGFGKLIVDAVFNRDYAVVQGVVLVTATTYIALNLIADIAYVLVNPRLRS
- a CDS encoding ABC transporter substrate-binding protein — its product is MTSLRLASLVVFALLFSSLQVGAQTTLRIGLAEDPDILDPTLARTYVGRIVFASFCDKLFDIDAKLNIVPQLALSHETSADGKEVTIKLRPGVKFHDGEPFDADAAKFSLDRHLTMPTSFRKPELAALDHVDVVDPLTIKLVLKTPYSPLIAQLTDRAGMMVSPKAAREAGDKFGLKPVCAGPYKFVERVPQDRIVFEKFADYWNKDQIFIDRIVYLPMVDATVRLANLKSGGLDLLERLLATDIKDVRADSRLKLSTALELGYRGITLNIGNDKAKGPLSQSEKVRQALDLSIDREAINQVVFNGEFVPGNQWVSPEHPYYQKSFPVRGRDVAKAKALLKEAGITGRIAVDFMVPRGSENEAVAQVIQSMTAETGFDLKIRVTEFATSLKQAEAGEYQAYYLQWSGRIDPDGNSYVFLKSNAPQNNSAYSSPDADKALDDARTVSEPAQRKTIYEKLTAAVLRDEPIIYIYHARTLIAHTTRLEGYTQMPDGLVRVVGLKLK